A stretch of Clostridium sp. BJN0001 DNA encodes these proteins:
- the panD gene encoding aspartate 1-decarboxylase, with the protein MILTMLKGKIHRATVTQAELNYMGSITIDKVLMDASGIIENEKVQIVNNNNGARLETYVIPGKRNSGIICLNGAAARLVQTGDKVIIISYSQMDEKEAKEYKPKVVFVNDDNSIKEITNYEYND; encoded by the coding sequence ATGATATTAACAATGTTAAAAGGGAAAATACACAGAGCAACAGTTACTCAGGCTGAACTTAATTATATGGGAAGCATAACAATTGATAAAGTATTAATGGATGCTTCGGGCATAATTGAAAATGAAAAAGTTCAAATAGTTAATAATAATAATGGTGCAAGACTTGAAACATATGTTATACCTGGAAAAAGAAATTCTGGAATAATATGCTTAAATGGTGCAGCAGCAAGACTTGTTCAAACAGGAGATAAAGTTATTATAATATCTTATAGTCAGATGGATGAAAAAGAGGCAAAAGAATATAAACCTAAAGTTGTTTTCGTTAATGATGATAATTCAATAAAAGAAATTACAAACTATGAATATAATGATTAA
- a CDS encoding GTP-binding protein: protein MPRKIVPITLLTGYLGAGKTTLMNHILNNQEGFKVAVIVNDIGEVNIDADLISKGGIVKEQDNNLVPLSNGCICCTLKTDLIKQIIDLCTSGKFDYILIEASGICEPVPIAQTITAMDDLLAEQQIPKICRLDNVVSVIDAARLVSEFGCGNNLLKKDSIDDEDVENLLIQQIEFCNTIILNKIDEVKKEDLNRVKAVVRALQPKAEIIETNYSKVDVSKIMNTNNFDFEDACSSAAWIEELENPEEEEPETDEYGISSFVYKKRQPFDRNKFKDITNKFEKNIIRCKGLVWFSDEREMAYIFEQAGKLTDATPTGQWYASASKEELSDLVAEDPTIKDDWDDTYGDRIEKLVFIGQNLDKSKICEMLDTCLVK from the coding sequence ATGCCAAGAAAAATAGTACCTATAACACTACTTACAGGTTATCTTGGAGCTGGCAAAACAACTCTTATGAATCATATCTTAAACAACCAAGAAGGATTTAAAGTAGCCGTAATAGTAAATGATATCGGTGAAGTAAATATTGATGCTGACTTAATTTCAAAAGGAGGCATAGTTAAAGAACAGGATAATAACCTTGTTCCTTTATCAAACGGATGCATATGCTGTACATTAAAAACTGATCTAATAAAACAAATTATAGATTTATGCACAAGCGGAAAATTTGATTACATATTAATAGAAGCAAGTGGAATATGTGAACCTGTTCCAATAGCTCAAACAATAACAGCTATGGATGATTTATTAGCTGAGCAACAAATTCCTAAGATATGCAGACTTGATAATGTAGTATCAGTAATTGATGCAGCAAGACTTGTATCTGAATTTGGATGTGGAAACAATCTTTTAAAGAAAGATTCAATTGATGATGAAGATGTTGAGAATCTTCTTATTCAGCAGATAGAATTCTGTAACACTATAATTTTAAATAAAATTGACGAAGTTAAAAAAGAAGATCTTAACAGAGTTAAAGCAGTTGTTCGTGCACTTCAGCCTAAAGCTGAAATAATAGAAACAAACTACTCAAAAGTAGATGTTTCTAAAATTATGAACACTAATAATTTTGATTTTGAAGATGCATGTTCATCAGCAGCATGGATAGAAGAACTTGAAAATCCTGAAGAAGAAGAACCTGAAACTGATGAATATGGTATTTCATCATTTGTATATAAGAAAAGACAGCCTTTTGATAGAAATAAATTTAAAGACATAACAAATAAATTTGAAAAAAACATTATAAGATGTAAAGGTCTTGTATGGTTTTCAGATGAAAGAGAAATGGCATACATATTTGAACAGGCTGGAAAGCTTACAGATGCAACCCCTACTGGACAATGGTATGCATCAGCTTCTAAAGAAGAACTCTCTGACCTTGTAGCAGAAGATCCTACAATAAAAGATGACTGGGATGATACTTATGGAGACAGAATAGAAAAACTTGTATTCATAGGTCAAAACTTAGATAAGTCAAAAATATGTGAAATGCTTGATACATGTCTTGTTAAATAG
- a CDS encoding MATE family efflux transporter, whose product MINLNTNLLKGNIVKTLIIFAIPIFISNVFQQLYNTVDTMIVGNFLKDTSLAAIGACAAIFELMVGFTVGVGSGMSIVAARFFGAGDTENLKKSVTASIIIGVLISLFIMIISKICLMPLLRILDTPSEIINESYSYISTVTMFVGVMFLYNLASGLLRAIGNSVMPLVFLIISSILNIVLDLLFITKLNMGIRGTAIATVISQAVSGILCILYILKRTKVLVPSKKHFKFDKNIYKEILSQGLSMGFMLSIVSTGTVILQSSINKLGYLIIAGHTAARRLSSLCTMPIGTLAVSLATFISQNKGADKKERIVKAVRFANIMAIIYAAIISVILLFSASFLVQLLSGSKEHDVIYNGARYLMINAPFYSVLGILLNLRNALQGLGEKVIPLVSSIIEFTGKVIFVILFIPYLKYFGVIICEPVVWCFMCLQLWFSFYKNPYIKSLVLN is encoded by the coding sequence ATGATTAATTTAAACACAAATTTATTAAAAGGAAATATAGTAAAAACATTAATTATTTTTGCAATACCTATTTTTATATCAAATGTATTTCAGCAGTTATATAATACTGTTGATACTATGATAGTTGGAAATTTTCTTAAAGATACATCACTTGCTGCAATTGGTGCATGTGCAGCTATTTTCGAACTTATGGTAGGATTTACAGTAGGAGTTGGAAGTGGAATGAGCATTGTAGCCGCAAGATTTTTTGGAGCAGGGGATACGGAAAATTTAAAAAAATCTGTTACAGCATCAATAATTATAGGAGTTTTAATTTCTCTTTTTATAATGATTATTTCAAAGATATGTCTTATGCCTCTTTTGAGAATTCTTGATACTCCTTCTGAAATAATAAATGAATCTTATTCTTATATTTCTACAGTAACTATGTTTGTAGGAGTAATGTTTTTATACAATTTAGCCTCTGGCCTTTTAAGAGCTATAGGCAATAGCGTTATGCCTCTTGTATTTTTAATTATTTCTTCTATTTTAAATATAGTTCTAGATTTATTATTTATAACAAAACTTAATATGGGCATACGTGGAACCGCTATCGCAACAGTAATATCTCAAGCAGTATCTGGAATACTTTGCATATTATATATATTAAAAAGGACAAAAGTTCTTGTCCCATCAAAAAAACATTTTAAATTTGATAAAAATATTTATAAAGAAATTTTAAGTCAAGGCTTGTCTATGGGATTTATGCTTTCAATAGTATCTACTGGAACTGTTATTTTGCAGTCATCTATTAATAAGCTTGGATATTTAATTATAGCAGGACATACTGCTGCAAGAAGATTAAGCAGCCTCTGCACAATGCCTATAGGAACACTTGCTGTTTCTCTTGCAACCTTTATTTCACAAAATAAAGGAGCAGATAAGAAAGAAAGAATAGTAAAAGCTGTACGCTTTGCAAATATTATGGCAATAATTTACGCGGCTATTATATCTGTTATTTTACTATTCTCTGCATCATTTTTGGTTCAATTACTATCAGGTTCTAAAGAGCATGATGTAATTTATAATGGAGCGAGATATCTTATGATAAATGCACCTTTTTATTCTGTTTTAGGCATACTTTTAAATTTAAGGAATGCACTTCAAGGACTTGGAGAAAAAGTTATTCCGCTTGTTTCAAGTATAATTGAATTTACTGGAAAAGTTATTTTCGTTATTTTATTTATTCCATATTTAAAATACTTTGGAGTAATAATATGCGAACCTGTAGTCTGGTGTTTTATGTGTCTACAGTTATGGTTTTCATTTTATAAAAACCCATATATTAAAAGTCTTGTTTTGAATTAA
- a CDS encoding carbon starvation protein A codes for MVSFFVCLIGLIVGYILYSKFIEKVFGLDIERATPAMEHPDGVDYMPMPTWKAFLIQLLNIAGLGPIFGALSGAIWGPSVYLWIVFGTIFAGGVHDFLSGMLSVRNDGASISEIVGMYLGNTMKNVMRVFSVILLVMVGVVFMVGPAGLLARISPTWMNITFWTIVVLIYYFLATLLPIDKIIGKLYPFFGVCLIVMALGIGGATIFNSGTNPMPEITFSNMHPDGKPIWPLMFITVACGAISGFHSTQSPMVARCIKSEKYGRSVFYGAMVAEGVIALIWASAGVSFYNGTQGLLDAGGGCSSTVYDMSMKLLGSVGGILAMIGVIACPITSGDTAFRSARLTISDWFKIDQKVIKNRLMLAVPLLLSGYLISLIDYQVVWRYFSWSNQTLAMMVLWAGAVYLAKYAGFAKPISSIVAAIPATFMSAVSCTYILYADEGLKLSASISYPIGILFAIVCAGLFLFRTLIPSLKAEKES; via the coding sequence ATGGTAAGTTTTTTTGTATGTTTAATAGGACTAATTGTTGGTTATATATTGTATAGTAAGTTTATTGAAAAAGTGTTTGGGCTTGATATTGAGAGAGCCACACCAGCAATGGAACATCCGGATGGTGTCGATTATATGCCTATGCCGACATGGAAGGCATTTTTGATTCAGCTTCTTAATATAGCTGGACTTGGACCAATATTTGGTGCTTTATCAGGAGCAATATGGGGACCAAGCGTATACTTATGGATAGTTTTTGGAACAATATTTGCAGGTGGTGTTCATGATTTCTTAAGTGGTATGTTATCAGTAAGAAATGATGGAGCTAGTATTTCAGAAATAGTTGGTATGTATTTAGGAAATACTATGAAAAATGTAATGAGAGTATTTTCAGTAATTCTTCTTGTTATGGTTGGAGTTGTATTTATGGTAGGACCTGCTGGACTTTTAGCAAGAATTAGTCCAACATGGATGAATATCACATTTTGGACAATAGTAGTACTTATTTATTATTTCTTAGCAACATTACTTCCTATAGACAAAATCATTGGAAAATTATATCCGTTTTTTGGAGTTTGTCTTATAGTTATGGCACTTGGCATTGGAGGAGCAACAATATTTAATAGTGGGACAAACCCTATGCCAGAGATTACATTTTCTAACATGCATCCTGATGGAAAGCCAATATGGCCTCTTATGTTTATAACAGTAGCATGTGGTGCTATATCAGGATTCCATTCAACACAGTCACCAATGGTAGCAAGATGCATAAAAAGTGAAAAATATGGAAGAAGTGTATTTTATGGTGCGATGGTAGCAGAAGGTGTAATTGCACTTATCTGGGCATCAGCTGGTGTATCATTTTATAATGGTACTCAAGGACTTTTAGACGCAGGAGGAGGATGCTCATCTACAGTATATGATATGTCTATGAAACTTCTTGGATCTGTTGGAGGTATACTTGCTATGATAGGTGTTATAGCATGCCCTATAACATCAGGAGACACAGCATTTAGAAGTGCAAGACTTACAATATCAGACTGGTTTAAGATTGATCAGAAAGTTATTAAAAATAGACTTATGTTAGCAGTTCCTTTACTTTTATCTGGTTATTTAATTTCACTTATAGATTATCAAGTTGTCTGGAGATATTTTTCATGGTCAAACCAGACACTTGCAATGATGGTATTATGGGCAGGAGCTGTATATCTTGCAAAATATGCAGGATTTGCTAAACCAATATCATCAATTGTTGCAGCAATTCCAGCAACATTTATGTCAGCAGTAAGCTGCACATATATTTTATATGCAGATGAAGGATTAAAATTATCAGCTTCAATATCATATCCAATAGGAATTCTATTTGCAATTGTATGTGCAGGATTATTCTTATTTAGAACACTTATACCATCATTAAAAGCTGAAAAGGAAAGTTAG
- a CDS encoding LysR family transcriptional regulator yields MLTKYDAFIKVIETGSFTKAADQIGYTQSAVSQMISSLESTLNTKLISRTKKSIILTPDGKEYLPFIKNIRNAELELLEKKKEMQGLQSGIIRIGTFSSVSCNWLPLLIKKFKKKYPYVHFHLMQGEYTNVDNWVKDGSVDFGFINPSAASKDLTVINLRDDEMLAVLPKEHKLCKKRKITLDDISKEPYILLDEGDISEPLQVFKEKNLSPNIEYKVYDDYTIMSMVENGLGVSILSNLVLKNHHQKIITKSISPKVVRTIGLVYKNKNILPIAGRYFINFIINEFNSKQDF; encoded by the coding sequence ATGTTAACTAAATATGATGCATTTATAAAAGTAATTGAAACAGGAAGCTTTACAAAAGCAGCTGATCAAATTGGATATACCCAATCGGCTGTAAGCCAAATGATATCATCTCTTGAAAGCACACTTAATACAAAACTTATATCAAGAACTAAAAAAAGTATAATTCTTACTCCAGATGGAAAAGAATATCTTCCATTTATAAAAAATATCAGAAACGCTGAACTTGAACTACTTGAAAAGAAAAAAGAAATGCAGGGACTTCAAAGTGGAATTATAAGAATTGGAACATTTTCAAGCGTATCATGCAACTGGCTTCCTCTTCTTATTAAAAAATTCAAGAAAAAATATCCTTATGTCCATTTTCACTTGATGCAAGGAGAATATACAAACGTTGATAACTGGGTAAAAGACGGAAGTGTTGATTTTGGATTTATAAATCCATCTGCAGCATCCAAAGATTTAACTGTAATTAATCTTAGAGATGACGAAATGCTTGCTGTACTTCCTAAAGAACACAAGCTGTGTAAAAAGAGAAAAATAACTTTAGACGACATTTCAAAAGAGCCTTATATATTATTAGATGAAGGCGATATAAGTGAACCTCTTCAAGTTTTTAAGGAAAAAAATCTTTCTCCTAACATTGAATATAAAGTTTATGATGATTATACAATAATGTCTATGGTTGAAAATGGACTTGGTGTATCTATTTTATCTAATCTTGTGCTTAAAAATCACCATCAAAAAATTATAACCAAAAGCATAAGCCCCAAAGTTGTACGTACAATAGGACTCGTATATAAAAATAAAAATATCCTCCCTATTGCGGGAAGATATTTTATAAACTTTATAATAAATGAATTTAATTCAAAACAAGACTTTTAA
- a CDS encoding ArsC/Spx/MgsR family protein translates to MSIQIFGTKKCFDTKKAQRFFKERRVKFQFIDLKEKEMSKGEFLSVVKSCGINDLINDKAKDYKKSNLDKIRSAETKMEIVFKNQLLLKTPIVRSGPKAAAGFDEDKWTKLIE, encoded by the coding sequence ATGAGCATTCAGATTTTTGGAACAAAAAAATGCTTTGATACTAAAAAAGCACAGAGATTTTTTAAAGAAAGAAGAGTTAAATTTCAGTTTATCGATTTAAAAGAAAAAGAGATGAGCAAGGGAGAATTTTTAAGTGTTGTTAAATCATGTGGAATAAATGACCTTATAAATGATAAAGCTAAAGATTATAAAAAAAGCAATCTCGATAAAATAAGAAGTGCTGAAACTAAAATGGAAATTGTATTTAAAAATCAGCTTCTTTTAAAAACACCTATTGTAAGAAGTGGACCAAAAGCAGCAGCAGGGTTTGATGAAGATAAATGGACAAAGCTTATAGAGTGA
- a CDS encoding metallophosphoesterase, with amino-acid sequence MKVLKYAKKMIGFLITVCMVLTLNLVISSTEVSAQTNDVLTYVFKDSESGFAEGTITLKSEEGGTYYIYWADNEKALDGYYEITKSKIEKGQSYEFSFESNVAIPSGASKIIAFKSDDEPTDKSIKNAAAIFDIPAEKKMIKSSESPLYTFNSYSDIHIDEEHFGQTPANYWQYSEKHLEDALKYAKEKNSDFIISSGDQVTNASWDNIDKEYKAYQNILSKSDYTNHIYECSGNHEVRQDTHVQEGLDAFIKGTGLDSKIDTLSMNKPYFTVEEPTTNDLFIFMALEKGYRPAKYDEFTDEQLNFLETTLADNYGKGKNIFLIQHALISGYGAGDDVNTPYYGGSINKDLESAKKFEKIIEKYPNIVWISGHTHEDFRMGYNFSNNNGTSCYMIHNSSVSNPTHLKEQDGKKSLDYGFIENSSQGYYVEVYKNAMIFYGANLVDEKIYPSYSYIIKNNTSVQNGVKEDKYELVDSDITAGNVDSILENVKTYLDINYEYASYDKYQDLKKVYYENKDLNTKELTSSKLKNIYSNLKSKLSDLSTIINYVDKK; translated from the coding sequence ATGAAAGTATTAAAATACGCAAAGAAAATGATTGGATTTTTAATAACAGTATGTATGGTATTAACATTAAATTTAGTTATATCATCAACAGAAGTTTCAGCACAGACAAATGATGTTTTAACTTATGTATTTAAAGATAGTGAATCTGGTTTCGCTGAGGGAACGATAACTCTTAAATCAGAAGAAGGCGGCACATATTATATTTATTGGGCAGATAATGAAAAAGCATTAGATGGATATTATGAAATTACAAAAAGCAAAATAGAAAAAGGACAAAGCTATGAATTTTCATTTGAAAGTAATGTAGCAATTCCTTCTGGAGCTTCAAAAATTATAGCATTTAAGTCAGATGATGAACCTACAGATAAAAGCATAAAAAATGCAGCAGCAATTTTTGATATTCCAGCTGAAAAGAAGATGATTAAGTCATCAGAAAGTCCATTATATACATTTAATTCATATTCAGACATACATATAGACGAAGAACATTTTGGACAAACACCAGCAAATTATTGGCAGTATTCAGAAAAACACTTAGAGGATGCTTTAAAATATGCTAAAGAAAAGAATTCTGATTTTATAATTTCAAGCGGAGATCAAGTTACTAATGCTTCATGGGATAATATAGATAAAGAATATAAAGCTTATCAGAACATATTATCAAAATCTGATTATACAAATCATATCTATGAATGTTCAGGAAATCATGAAGTAAGACAGGATACACATGTACAAGAGGGACTTGATGCATTTATAAAAGGTACAGGCCTTGACAGTAAAATAGATACATTAAGTATGAATAAGCCTTATTTTACTGTAGAAGAACCCACAACTAATGATTTATTTATTTTTATGGCACTTGAAAAAGGATATAGACCAGCTAAGTATGATGAGTTTACAGATGAGCAGCTTAATTTTCTTGAAACAACTTTAGCTGATAATTATGGAAAAGGCAAAAATATTTTCTTAATTCAGCATGCATTAATTTCAGGATATGGTGCTGGAGATGATGTAAATACACCTTACTATGGTGGATCAATTAATAAAGATTTAGAGAGTGCAAAGAAGTTTGAAAAAATAATAGAGAAATATCCTAATATAGTTTGGATTTCAGGACATACTCATGAAGATTTTAGAATGGGATATAATTTTAGTAATAATAATGGAACTTCATGTTATATGATTCATAATAGTTCTGTATCAAATCCTACACACTTAAAAGAGCAGGATGGTAAAAAGAGTCTTGATTATGGATTTATTGAAAATAGTTCACAAGGATATTATGTTGAAGTTTATAAAAATGCTATGATCTTTTATGGTGCAAATTTAGTAGATGAAAAGATATATCCTTCATATTCATATATTATTAAGAATAATACATCAGTACAAAATGGAGTAAAAGAAGATAAATATGAATTAGTTGATTCTGATATCACAGCAGGTAATGTTGATTCTATATTAGAAAATGTAAAAACATATCTTGATATTAATTATGAATATGCATCATATGATAAGTATCAGGATTTAAAGAAAGTTTATTATGAAAACAAAGACCTTAATACTAAAGAATTAACTTCATCAAAGCTTAAGAATATTTATAGTAATCTTAAGAGTAAACTTTCTGATCTTTCTACTATTATTAATTATGTAGATAAAAAGTAA
- a CDS encoding DUF4317 domain-containing protein: MKKKDIAELKKRFKKDKCTFTKLCGCYVNSQKNIILHIKETFLNLDDEEFFKYLEIAKKVLSGTIGNNLLQLDFPLEGEDIDSTRQSLIALKKSALKDDNLLENFYKSVIDNYDYEGNFLILVFHDAYDVMKKTTDNSNLDESEEVYEYILCAVCPVELSKPGLGYLQDENRIGSLMRDWVVSKPDIGFVFPAFTDRSSNFDSVIYYTKNPKDPHEEFMEGALSCPSKQTAALQKETFHSLICSAAGGTEDKETNKMLMEIQENINSAVEENDDVTEENPEILTSDKFSNILSDSGVSEDLSEKIQKSFEEKFSDELPLAENLIDKKAVKENIKKKKEHELNKKVQVLKEELQKTKQTIEDENSTDDISDYDVVLSVKPEKVPDIKSDVIDGRKCIVIPLEDDEHIKLNGVMLDKLN, encoded by the coding sequence ATGAAAAAAAAAGATATAGCAGAATTAAAAAAACGTTTTAAAAAAGATAAATGCACATTTACTAAACTATGCGGATGTTACGTAAATTCACAAAAGAATATTATTCTTCATATCAAAGAAACATTTTTAAACCTTGATGATGAAGAATTTTTTAAATATTTAGAAATTGCCAAAAAAGTATTATCAGGTACAATAGGAAATAATCTGCTTCAGCTTGACTTCCCTCTTGAAGGTGAAGATATAGATTCAACAAGACAGTCTTTAATTGCACTTAAAAAAAGTGCATTAAAAGATGATAATCTTCTTGAAAATTTCTATAAATCAGTTATAGATAATTATGATTATGAGGGAAACTTTTTAATACTCGTCTTTCATGATGCTTATGACGTTATGAAAAAAACTACAGATAACTCAAATCTTGATGAATCTGAAGAAGTATATGAATATATTCTCTGTGCTGTTTGTCCTGTTGAGCTTTCAAAACCTGGTCTTGGATATCTGCAAGATGAAAATAGAATTGGTTCTCTTATGCGTGACTGGGTTGTTTCAAAACCTGATATTGGCTTTGTGTTCCCCGCTTTTACAGATAGAAGCAGTAATTTCGATTCAGTTATATACTATACTAAAAATCCAAAAGATCCTCATGAAGAATTTATGGAAGGTGCTTTAAGCTGTCCTTCAAAACAGACCGCGGCGCTTCAAAAAGAAACATTTCATTCTCTTATATGCTCTGCAGCTGGTGGAACTGAAGATAAAGAAACAAATAAGATGCTTATGGAAATTCAAGAAAATATAAATTCAGCTGTTGAAGAAAATGATGATGTAACTGAAGAAAATCCTGAAATTTTAACTAGTGATAAATTTTCAAACATATTATCTGATTCTGGAGTATCCGAAGATTTATCTGAAAAGATTCAGAAATCATTTGAAGAAAAATTTTCAGATGAACTTCCTCTTGCAGAAAACCTAATTGATAAAAAAGCAGTAAAAGAAAACATAAAAAAGAAGAAAGAACATGAACTAAATAAAAAAGTTCAAGTCCTTAAAGAAGAACTTCAAAAAACAAAACAAACTATAGAAGATGAAAATTCAACAGACGATATTTCAGATTATGATGTAGTATTAAGCGTAAAGCCTGAAAAAGTGCCTGATATAAAATCAGATGTAATTGATGGGCGTAAATGTATAGTAATTCCTTTAGAAGATGATGAACATATTAAATTAAATGGAGTTATGTTAGATAAACTAAATTAA
- the panB gene encoding 3-methyl-2-oxobutanoate hydroxymethyltransferase — protein sequence MKNTVLTFQKAKENGDKLSMLTAYDYSMAKIIDESGVNGILIGDSLGMVVKGDENTLGVTVDDIIYHTKAVKKGAKNALIVGDMPFMSYHISEKQAVMNAGRIMKEGGANAVKLEGGSNITKQIKAIVNAQIPVMGHLGLTPQSINAFGGFRVQGKSEEAAKKLIDDAKALEEAGVFAITLEGIPEVVAKIITKTVNVPTIGIGAGKECDGQILVYQDMLGMFNDFVPKFVKQYANIGSIMTEAIKSYVKEVKDGSFPEKKHTYEINEEVLKKLY from the coding sequence GTGAAAAATACAGTTTTAACATTTCAAAAGGCTAAAGAAAATGGAGATAAATTATCTATGCTTACAGCCTACGATTATTCAATGGCAAAAATTATAGATGAAAGTGGCGTAAATGGAATCTTAATTGGTGATTCATTAGGAATGGTAGTTAAAGGCGATGAAAATACATTAGGCGTAACAGTAGATGATATAATCTATCATACTAAAGCTGTTAAAAAAGGTGCTAAAAACGCTCTTATAGTAGGCGACATGCCATTTATGTCATATCATATATCAGAAAAACAGGCTGTTATGAATGCTGGAAGAATCATGAAAGAAGGAGGAGCAAATGCCGTTAAACTTGAAGGCGGCTCTAACATTACAAAACAGATTAAAGCTATTGTAAATGCTCAGATTCCAGTAATGGGACATTTAGGATTAACTCCTCAGTCTATAAATGCATTTGGAGGATTTAGAGTTCAAGGTAAAAGCGAAGAAGCTGCAAAAAAATTAATAGATGATGCTAAAGCTTTAGAAGAAGCAGGAGTGTTTGCAATTACACTTGAAGGTATTCCAGAGGTAGTTGCTAAAATCATTACAAAAACTGTAAATGTTCCTACAATAGGAATTGGTGCAGGAAAAGAATGTGATGGTCAGATACTTGTTTATCAGGACATGCTTGGTATGTTCAATGATTTTGTCCCTAAATTTGTAAAACAATATGCTAATATAGGTTCAATTATGACAGAAGCAATAAAATCATATGTAAAGGAAGTTAAAGATGGAAGTTTCCCAGAAAAAAAGCATACTTACGAAATTAATGAAGAAGTATTAAAAAAATTATATTAA
- the panC gene encoding pantoate--beta-alanine ligase codes for MENMLLKKIEEVRKLVKDFKKQGLSVGYVPTMGALHEGHESLIKRAVKENDRVIVSVFVNPTQFGENEDYDSYPRNIEKDMEICEKCGAFAIFNPDPSEMYFENRSTSVKVSGLTDVLCGSKRPGHFDGVCLVVSKFFNIIKPDRAYFGQKDAQQVAVLKRMVRDLNIDVLIVPCPIIREEDGLAKSSRNAYLNASERKAAVVLNRSLKYAKELLDKGERDGSKIKEEIINKINEEPLAKIDYAELVDSEDLINVSTTINKSILVAIAVYIGKTRLIDNFTYEI; via the coding sequence ATGGAAAATATGTTATTAAAGAAAATCGAAGAAGTAAGAAAATTAGTTAAGGACTTTAAAAAACAAGGTCTTAGTGTTGGGTATGTGCCTACTATGGGAGCTCTTCATGAAGGTCATGAAAGTCTTATTAAAAGAGCAGTAAAAGAAAATGATAGAGTTATTGTAAGTGTATTTGTAAATCCAACACAGTTTGGAGAAAATGAAGACTATGATTCTTACCCAAGAAACATAGAAAAGGATATGGAAATATGTGAAAAATGTGGAGCGTTTGCCATATTTAATCCAGATCCAAGTGAAATGTATTTTGAAAATAGATCTACAAGTGTAAAAGTATCAGGACTTACAGATGTTTTATGTGGAAGTAAAAGGCCTGGACATTTTGATGGAGTATGCCTTGTAGTTTCAAAGTTCTTTAACATAATAAAACCAGATAGAGCGTATTTTGGACAAAAGGATGCTCAGCAAGTTGCTGTTTTAAAAAGAATGGTGAGAGATTTAAATATTGATGTTTTAATAGTACCATGTCCAATAATAAGAGAAGAGGATGGTCTTGCAAAAAGCTCAAGAAATGCTTATTTAAACGCATCTGAAAGAAAAGCAGCTGTAGTATTAAATAGAAGCTTAAAATATGCTAAAGAATTATTAGACAAAGGTGAAAGAGATGGAAGTAAAATAAAAGAGGAAATTATAAATAAAATAAATGAAGAACCTCTTGCTAAAATTGATTATGCTGAGTTAGTTGATAGTGAAGACTTAATAAATGTATCAACTACTATTAATAAAAGTATTCTTGTTGCAATAGCTGTTTATATCGGTAAAACAAGATTAATAGATAATTTCACATATGAAATATAA
- a CDS encoding DUF2520 domain-containing protein — MPIINLLKTIKNKYFIRKIEDSAKYHLSNVFASNLVLSLLDISARYLESLGLNENDALDALFPLIEGNIESIHKNGFVNSLTGPVARGDIETVKKHIEVLNNEDKCLYNLLSLNLLKLVEKRDSNIKMEETCSFEGMDISRDKNLKKENALNISEKYKDLFKLLGGEE; from the coding sequence TTGCCTATTATTAATCTTTTAAAAACTATTAAAAACAAGTATTTTATAAGAAAAATAGAAGATAGTGCAAAATATCATTTATCTAATGTTTTTGCATCAAATCTCGTTCTTTCTCTTCTTGATATTTCTGCAAGATATCTAGAAAGTCTTGGTCTTAATGAAAATGATGCATTAGATGCACTTTTTCCATTAATAGAAGGAAATATAGAAAGCATTCATAAAAATGGCTTTGTAAACTCACTTACAGGTCCAGTTGCAAGAGGAGATATTGAGACAGTAAAAAAACATATTGAAGTTTTAAATAATGAGGATAAATGTTTATATAATTTATTATCACTTAATTTATTAAAGCTTGTAGAAAAGCGTGATTCTAATATTAAAATGGAAGAAACTTGTTCTTTTGAAGGTATGGATATTAGTAGAGATAAGAACTTAAAAAAGGAAAATGCACTTAATATATCAGAAAAATATAAGGACTTATTTAAATTATTAGGGGGAGAAGAATAG